A region from the Papaver somniferum cultivar HN1 unplaced genomic scaffold, ASM357369v1 unplaced-scaffold_125, whole genome shotgun sequence genome encodes:
- the LOC113331464 gene encoding homeobox-leucine zipper protein HAT5-like, with protein sequence MEGGRVYGGSNISSMLLQNQRISSSSIVDNNNLLIPSSSSSAAAAAFPGSRSMVNFSDANGINFSGKSFFQSFDYDENGDEDFDEYFRQPEKKRRLTVDQVEFLERSFEVENKLEPERKVQLAKDLGLQPRQVAIWFQNRRARWKTKSLEKDYDSLKASYDTLKINYENLLKETEKLKTEALTLTNQHLLNEKEMDNSESLHLIEQCHTRTQNFIPIEVFGERPLDVTSVVCKQESFNSSNSDVVDTDSPRYINGLHSSALLMEPANSSHVFEVDQSDLSQDEDENFSRNMLPAMYNFSKPEEPNPPANSCNYGFLGEDQPVWFWSH encoded by the exons atggAAGGTGGAAGGGTTTATGGTGGTTCTAACATCAGCTCGATGCTACTTCAAAATCAAAGGATTTCGTCTTCTTCTATTGTTGATAATAATAATCTCTTGATTCCTagctcttcttcttctgctgctgctgctgcttttccTG GTTCGAGATCTATGGTTAATTTTTCAGATGCTAATGGAATTAATTTCTCGGGCAAGTCGTTTTTCCAATCATTTGATTACGATGAAAATGGGGATGAAGATTTCGATGAGTATTTTCGTCAACCTGAGAAGAAAAGGAGGCTGACTGTCGATCAAGTTGAGTTTCTTGAAAGGAGTTTTGAAGTGGAGAATAAACTTGAACCAGAAAGGAAAGTTCAACTTGCAAAGGATCTTGGTTTGCAACCCCGGCAAGTTGCAATATGGTTTCAGAACCGTCGTGCTCGGTGGAAGACAAAATCCTTGGAAAAAGATTATGATTCTCTGAAGGCTAGTTACGACACTCTGAAGATCAACTATGAAAACCTTCTGAAGGAGACAGAGAAACTTAAGACTGAG GCTCTTACCCTCACAAACCAGCATTTGCTGAACGAGAAAGAGATGGATAACTCAGAGTCGTTGCATCTTATCGAACAATGTCACACGAGAACACAGAATTTCATCCCAATTGAAGTTTTTGGGGAGAGACCACTGGATGTAACTTCTGTAGTCTGTAAGCAAGAAAGTTTTAATTCATCAAACAGTGATGTTGTAGATACTGATAGCCCACGTTACATCAACGGTCTACACTCTTCTGCTCTGTTGATGGAGCCTGCAAATTCATCTCATGTCTTTGAAGTTGATCAGTCGGATCTCTCACAAGATGAAGACGAAAACTTTAGCAGGAATATGTTACCTGCCATGTACAACTTTTCAAAGCCTGAAGAACCAAACCCACCTGCAAATTCTTGTAACTATGGCTTTTTGGGGGAGGATCAGCCTGTTTGGTTCTGGTCTCACTGA